The following coding sequences are from one Deinococcus sp. Leaf326 window:
- a CDS encoding tail fiber protein — MGTTYGGNGVTTFALPNLQTRVPLGMGTAPYALGQTGEEAVHALTTPEMPSHSHVLTGSTGAAAALGPANNLLAAPTAGNVYGAGTDVSLSPESVSFAGSGQGHENMPPYLVINFMIALVGIFPQRS, encoded by the coding sequence GTGGGGACGACTTACGGCGGTAACGGGGTCACAACGTTCGCTCTGCCCAATCTTCAGACACGTGTGCCGCTGGGAATGGGGACAGCACCTTACGCGCTAGGGCAAACGGGTGAAGAAGCCGTCCACGCCTTGACGACCCCGGAAATGCCTTCGCACAGTCATGTTCTGACCGGCAGTACCGGAGCCGCAGCAGCCCTTGGACCGGCGAACAACCTCCTGGCCGCTCCAACAGCTGGGAATGTGTACGGTGCGGGGACAGATGTTTCGCTTTCTCCTGAGAGCGTCTCGTTCGCGGGGAGTGGCCAGGGGCACGAGAACATGCCGCCCTACCTCGTCATCAACTTCATGATCGCCCTGGTGGGCATCTTCCCTCAGAGGTCCTGA
- a CDS encoding phage tail protein — protein MDAFLGEIRMFSGNYAPQNWALCYGQLLSVQQNTALFSLLGVTYGGDGRSTFALPDLRGRTPIQQGQGPGRSAYFLGGAGGESSVALNTQQMASHMHFVRAASDIGESSSPTGKVLARSSEGAVYGPALSISPMASAAVETTGEGQAHNNLPPFQVINFIIALQGIYPTRP, from the coding sequence ATGGACGCTTTTCTTGGTGAGATTCGAATGTTTTCAGGCAACTATGCACCTCAAAACTGGGCGCTTTGCTACGGACAACTGCTCAGTGTCCAGCAGAACACGGCTCTGTTCTCACTGCTGGGCGTAACCTACGGTGGAGATGGCCGCTCCACGTTTGCTCTACCCGATCTACGTGGGCGCACGCCTATCCAGCAAGGGCAGGGACCAGGCCGCTCCGCTTACTTCCTGGGGGGGGCTGGTGGTGAATCCTCGGTGGCACTCAATACTCAGCAGATGGCGTCTCACATGCACTTTGTGCGTGCAGCCAGTGATATCGGCGAGAGCAGCAGTCCTACTGGAAAGGTGCTGGCCCGGAGCAGTGAGGGTGCGGTGTACGGACCTGCCCTCTCGATCAGCCCCATGGCGTCGGCTGCGGTCGAGACTACGGGTGAGGGTCAGGCACACAACAACTTGCCCCCCTTTCAGGTGATCAACTTTATTATCGCACTGCAGGGGATCTATCCCACGCGTCCGTAA
- a CDS encoding phage tail protein, producing the protein MSDPYIGEIRMFGGNFAPEGWQLCDGSLLSISDNATLYNLLGTTYGGDGLNTFGVPDLRGRWPVNQGVLSGASMALGQSGGSENVTLNPEQLPAHTHALKATAAPATTAKSAGGTLAQTTATSLYLDDDPNVSLLSSALGMTGGTQPHENRSPYLPVNFIISLYGIYPSPA; encoded by the coding sequence ATGAGTGATCCCTATATCGGTGAAATTCGGATGTTCGGTGGGAACTTCGCGCCTGAAGGGTGGCAACTGTGCGATGGCAGTCTCTTGTCGATCAGTGACAACGCGACGCTGTACAACCTGTTGGGCACGACCTACGGAGGAGACGGTCTGAATACTTTCGGCGTCCCCGACCTCCGGGGCCGGTGGCCGGTCAACCAAGGTGTGCTGTCTGGTGCGAGCATGGCGTTAGGGCAGTCCGGTGGGAGCGAAAATGTGACCCTGAACCCAGAGCAGCTGCCGGCCCATACCCACGCTTTGAAGGCCACAGCCGCTCCAGCGACGACGGCGAAGTCTGCGGGTGGAACGTTGGCGCAGACCACAGCGACCTCACTGTATCTGGATGACGATCCGAATGTTTCCCTGCTCTCCTCAGCTTTAGGGATGACGGGTGGAACTCAGCCCCACGAGAACCGGTCGCCCTACCTGCCCGTCAATTTCATCATCTCGCTGTACGGCATCTACCCGAGCCCCGCCTGA
- a CDS encoding GNAT family N-acetyltransferase, translated as MVERLPWTLRDAEEGDLSFLRLLYGSVRQDLQSFPDAMREPLLELQFQAQRRGYGAQYPLLTARLEADLVLVDFSLLPDWRGRGIGGAVLQTLQTRARAASCDIRLQVAKDNSALHLYVRHGFEICAGDDLRYAMRWDGNPEGSNESPN; from the coding sequence ATGGTTGAGCGCCTGCCCTGGACCCTGCGGGACGCGGAGGAAGGAGACCTGTCTTTCCTCCGGCTCCTGTATGGCTCGGTTCGTCAGGACCTCCAGAGCTTTCCCGATGCAATGCGGGAGCCTCTGCTTGAACTTCAGTTTCAAGCGCAGCGCCGGGGCTATGGTGCGCAGTATCCACTCCTGACGGCGAGGTTGGAGGCCGATCTGGTCTTGGTGGACTTCAGTCTCCTGCCGGACTGGCGAGGGCGGGGGATCGGTGGGGCGGTCCTCCAGACCCTTCAGACCCGTGCCCGAGCAGCGTCCTGCGACATACGGCTTCAGGTGGCCAAGGACAATTCCGCCCTTCACCTGTATGTCCGTCATGGTTTTGAAATCTGCGCCGGCGACGATCTCCGCTACGCCATGCGTTGGGACGGGAACCCCGAGGGTTCGAACGAAAGTCCCAACTAA